In one window of Acidovorax sp. HDW3 DNA:
- a CDS encoding DUF3820 family protein gives MDSAPLARLRTLAMPYGKYKGRVLAELPGHYLNWFAREGFPPGELGRLLALMHEIDHNGLRHLLQ, from the coding sequence ATGGACAGCGCCCCGCTTGCGCGCCTGCGCACCCTGGCCATGCCCTACGGCAAATACAAGGGCCGGGTGCTGGCCGAGCTGCCCGGCCACTACCTCAACTGGTTTGCGCGCGAGGGCTTCCCGCCCGGCGAGCTCGGGCGCCTGCTGGCGCTGATGCATGAAATCGACCACAACGGGCTGCGGCATTTGTTGCAATAA
- a CDS encoding SlyX family protein, with protein MSRAQPELQARLEALEMKAAFAEDLLDQLNLTIYRQQQTIDQLLRAVQDLRQQQPEGGGQAVRSLRDELPPHY; from the coding sequence ATGAGCCGCGCGCAACCTGAACTGCAGGCGCGGCTCGAAGCGCTGGAAATGAAGGCGGCCTTTGCCGAAGACCTGCTCGACCAGCTCAACCTGACGATCTACCGCCAGCAACAAACCATCGACCAGCTGCTGCGCGCGGTGCAAGACCTGCGCCAGCAGCAGCCCGAGGGCGGCGGCCAAGCCGTGCGCAGCCTGCGCGACGAACTGCCGCCGCATTACTGA
- a CDS encoding PLP-dependent aminotransferase family protein, with product MAFADRLNHVETSAIRELFKLLGKPGIISFAGGFPDSALFDVDGLRAASEAALRTESGAALQYGATEGYQPLREQLAAFMASKGVAALAPEELIVTTGSQQALDLIGKTLLNPGDKVIVEGPTFLATIQCFRLYGAELISAPIDGEGVQTERLEQLIAEHRPKLVYVIPTFGNPSGALLNLERRKKLLQLAVQYQTVLVEDDPYGDLYFDAAPPLSLLALSAQVPGSRDWLVHCGSLSKVLSPGLRLGWMIAPPELLAKATMCKQFSDAHTSTFAQATAAQYLRAGRMPATLERVRQVYAERAQAMGAALRQELGSAIDFVAPQGGLFIWARLTGAGGALADGQQLAQRAIAEGVAFVPGAPFYCQQPDPATLRLSFATADVDKIRTGVARLARALQP from the coding sequence ATTGCCTTTGCCGACCGCCTGAACCACGTCGAAACCTCGGCCATCCGTGAACTCTTCAAGCTGCTGGGCAAGCCCGGCATCATCAGCTTTGCCGGCGGTTTTCCCGACAGCGCCCTGTTTGATGTCGATGGCCTGCGCGCCGCCAGCGAGGCGGCCCTGCGCACCGAGTCGGGTGCGGCGCTGCAGTACGGCGCCACCGAAGGCTACCAGCCGCTGCGCGAGCAGCTGGCCGCCTTCATGGCCAGCAAAGGCGTTGCGGCGCTGGCGCCCGAGGAGTTGATCGTCACCACCGGCAGCCAGCAGGCGCTGGACTTGATCGGCAAGACCCTGCTCAACCCGGGCGACAAAGTCATCGTCGAAGGCCCCACCTTCCTGGCCACCATCCAGTGCTTTCGCCTCTATGGCGCCGAGCTCATCAGCGCGCCGATCGACGGCGAGGGTGTGCAGACCGAGCGCCTGGAGCAGCTCATCGCCGAGCACCGGCCCAAGCTGGTGTACGTCATCCCGACCTTCGGCAACCCCAGCGGCGCCCTCTTGAACCTGGAGCGGCGCAAAAAGCTGCTGCAGCTGGCGGTGCAGTACCAGACCGTGCTGGTCGAGGACGACCCCTATGGCGATTTGTACTTTGATGCCGCCCCCCCGCTGAGCCTGTTGGCGCTGTCGGCGCAGGTGCCCGGTAGCCGCGACTGGCTGGTGCACTGCGGCAGCCTGAGCAAGGTACTCTCGCCCGGCCTGCGCCTGGGCTGGATGATTGCCCCGCCCGAGCTGCTGGCCAAGGCCACCATGTGCAAGCAGTTTTCCGATGCGCACACCAGCACCTTCGCCCAGGCCACCGCCGCGCAGTACCTGCGCGCGGGCCGGATGCCCGCCACCCTGGAGCGAGTGCGCCAGGTGTACGCCGAGCGCGCCCAGGCCATGGGTGCGGCGCTGCGCCAGGAGCTGGGCAGCGCCATCGACTTCGTGGCGCCGCAGGGCGGCCTGTTCATCTGGGCACGGCTGACGGGGGCCGGCGGCGCCCTGGCCGATGGCCAGCAGCTGGCGCAGCGCGCCATTGCCGAGGGCGTGGCCTTTGTGCCGGGGGCGCCGTTTTATTGTCAGCAGCCCGATCCGGCAACGCTGCGCCTGTCGTTCGCCACGGCGGACGTGGACAAAATCCGCACCGGCGTGGCGCGCCTGGCCCGGGCGCTGCAGCCATGA
- the nth gene encoding endonuclease III — protein sequence MKRQDIAPFFATLQAANPHPRTELEYSSDFELLTAVLLSAQATDVGVNKATRRLFAVANTPQAVLDLGLEKLETYIQTIGLYKSKARHLIATCELLLAQHGGQVPRTRAALEALPGVGRKTANVVLNVAFGEPTMAVDTHIFRVSNRTGLAPGKTPLAVEQKLLQRIPDEYLLHAHHWLILHGRYICQARKPRCWECSVVTYCKYSPKTPAP from the coding sequence ATGAAACGCCAGGACATCGCGCCCTTTTTTGCCACGCTGCAGGCAGCCAACCCCCACCCGCGCACCGAGCTCGAATACAGCAGCGATTTTGAGTTGCTCACCGCCGTGCTGCTCTCAGCCCAGGCCACCGACGTGGGCGTGAACAAGGCCACGCGCCGGCTCTTTGCCGTCGCCAATACACCCCAGGCGGTGTTGGATCTGGGCCTGGAAAAACTAGAGACGTATATCCAAACCATTGGCCTGTACAAAAGCAAGGCACGGCATTTGATCGCCACCTGCGAGCTGCTGCTGGCGCAGCACGGCGGCCAGGTGCCGCGCACCCGCGCCGCCCTGGAGGCACTGCCCGGCGTGGGCCGCAAAACGGCCAACGTGGTGCTCAACGTCGCCTTTGGCGAGCCCACCATGGCGGTCGATACGCACATCTTTCGCGTCAGCAACCGCACCGGCCTGGCGCCGGGCAAAACCCCTCTGGCCGTCGAGCAAAAACTGCTGCAACGCATTCCCGACGAATACCTGTTGCACGCGCACCACTGGCTAATATTGCATGGCCGCTATATTTGCCAGGCGCGCAAACCCCGGTGCTGGGAATGCAGTGTAGTAACATATTGTAAATACAGTCCCAAAACACCTGCGCCCTGA
- a CDS encoding GGDEF domain-containing protein, whose amino-acid sequence MLLALDPRSLIAIAGVMAALMAVVLAFMRRHYPAHIKGLGYWAAAPTLWLASTILYSGRDTAMPTLLSVVGANTILMIGSTCYYMGCRTFFGHASTWRTWGLYLLLAVLLQTGVDIVGRNYQIRLVVFTALALAIYGANLRFMLRHGGRRLPSIMVQIVLAVHLLILVTRLATASFGMVGASMMEGNLLQTLYIASYVLTVLMLSIAAVLMATDGLVTELEHLATHDPLTRSINRRALLQRASDELARSQRSGRGPALAMLDLDHFKKLNDTHGHQHGDAVLVHFAQTTQALLRRADRLGRYGGEEFVLLLPETALPEAQMVTQRIHGALASGHALDCQLSIGLTTWKGPCDTLDAMLARADKALYQAKAQGRNQTCVA is encoded by the coding sequence ATGCTCCTCGCCCTTGATCCCCGTTCGCTGATTGCCATTGCCGGTGTCATGGCAGCGTTGATGGCCGTGGTGCTGGCCTTTATGCGCCGCCACTACCCGGCGCACATCAAGGGGTTGGGCTACTGGGCGGCCGCGCCCACGCTGTGGCTGGCATCGACCATTCTCTACAGCGGGCGCGACACCGCCATGCCCACCTTGCTGTCAGTGGTCGGCGCAAACACGATACTGATGATCGGCTCCACCTGCTACTACATGGGCTGCCGCACTTTCTTTGGCCACGCCAGCACCTGGCGCACCTGGGGGCTGTACCTGCTGCTGGCGGTGCTGCTGCAAACCGGGGTCGATATCGTCGGGCGCAATTATCAAATCCGCCTGGTGGTCTTTACCGCCCTGGCGTTGGCCATCTACGGCGCCAACCTGCGCTTCATGCTGCGCCACGGTGGGCGGCGCCTGCCCTCCATCATGGTGCAAATCGTGCTGGCCGTGCATCTGCTCATCCTGGTCACACGCCTGGCCACGGCCAGTTTCGGCATGGTGGGCGCAAGCATGATGGAGGGCAACCTGCTGCAGACGCTGTACATCGCCTCCTACGTGCTGACGGTGCTGATGCTGTCGATTGCCGCCGTGCTGATGGCCACCGACGGTTTGGTCACCGAGCTCGAACACCTGGCCACGCACGACCCGCTCACGCGCAGCATCAACCGCCGCGCACTGCTGCAGCGTGCCAGCGACGAGCTCGCCCGCAGCCAGCGCAGCGGGCGTGGCCCGGCGCTGGCAATGCTCGACCTCGACCACTTCAAAAAACTCAACGACACCCACGGCCACCAGCATGGTGACGCCGTGCTGGTGCACTTTGCACAAACCACGCAAGCGCTGCTGCGTCGCGCCGACCGGCTCGGGCGCTACGGCGGCGAAGAATTCGTGCTGCTGCTGCCCGAAACCGCATTACCCGAGGCGCAGATGGTGACCCAGCGCATCCACGGTGCCCTGGCCAGCGGCCACGCGCTCGACTGCCAGCTCAGCATCGGCCTGACCACCTGGAAGGGCCCCTGCGACACGCTCGACGCCATGCTCGCACGCGCCGACAAGGCGCTCTACCAGGCCAAGGCGCAGGGGCGCAACCAGACCTGCGTCGCCTGA
- the cobT gene encoding nicotinate-nucleotide--dimethylbenzimidazole phosphoribosyltransferase has translation MHFQLPSIPELDNAALRARLQHVLDHKTKPLGALGQLEALALRLGLILGSEQPQLQAPQMLVCAADHGLAARGVSAYPSDVTWQMVENFLAGGAAVSVLACQHGLQLSVVDCGVARAIAPRAVAPGAPCLLSYRIAAGTQDASVGPAMSAAQCQQALANGMDIVRALPGNALLLGEMGIGNTSAAALLLARLGGLPLADCVGAGTGLDAVGIARKQAVLQQALDANPTAQAPLDALAALGGFEIATLTGAVLQAASERRVIVVDGFITCAAVLVAARLAPLVLQRCVFAHRSGERGHGAMLVQLQAQPLLDLGLRLGEGSGAALAWPLLASACRILAEMASFASAGVSQQSA, from the coding sequence ATGCATTTTCAACTCCCTTCGATTCCCGAGCTGGACAACGCTGCGCTGCGCGCGCGCCTGCAGCATGTGCTGGACCACAAAACCAAGCCCCTGGGTGCGCTCGGGCAGCTCGAAGCGCTGGCGCTGCGCCTGGGCCTGATTCTGGGCAGCGAGCAGCCGCAGCTGCAGGCGCCGCAGATGCTGGTCTGCGCTGCCGACCATGGCCTGGCGGCGCGTGGCGTCTCGGCCTACCCGAGCGACGTCACCTGGCAGATGGTGGAGAACTTTCTCGCCGGTGGCGCCGCCGTGAGCGTGCTCGCGTGCCAGCATGGGCTGCAGCTGTCGGTGGTCGATTGCGGCGTGGCGCGGGCCATTGCTCCGCGTGCGGTGGCGCCCGGGGCGCCGTGCCTGCTGTCGTACCGCATTGCCGCCGGCACGCAGGATGCGAGCGTGGGCCCGGCGATGAGTGCGGCGCAGTGCCAGCAGGCGCTGGCCAACGGCATGGACATCGTGCGGGCGCTGCCGGGCAATGCACTTTTGTTGGGCGAAATGGGCATTGGCAACACCTCGGCTGCGGCGCTGCTGCTGGCGCGCCTGGGCGGGCTGCCGTTGGCTGACTGCGTGGGTGCGGGCACCGGGCTCGATGCAGTGGGTATCGCCCGCAAGCAGGCTGTGCTGCAGCAGGCGCTGGACGCCAACCCCACGGCGCAGGCGCCGCTCGATGCCCTGGCAGCGCTGGGCGGTTTTGAGATTGCCACCCTCACTGGCGCCGTGCTGCAGGCGGCGAGCGAGCGGCGCGTGATCGTCGTCGATGGCTTCATCACCTGCGCCGCAGTGCTGGTGGCCGCGCGCCTGGCGCCGCTGGTGCTGCAGCGCTGCGTGTTTGCGCACCGCTCGGGCGAGCGTGGCCATGGCGCGATGCTGGTGCAGCTGCAGGCGCAGCCGCTGCTGGACCTGGGGTTGCGCCTGGGCGAGGGCTCGGGCGCGGCGCTGGCCTGGCCGCTGCTGGCCTCGGCCTGCCGCATCCTGGCGGAGATGGCGAGCTTTGCGTCGGCCGGGGTGTCGCAGCAGTCGGCGTAA
- a CDS encoding cobyric acid synthase: MEKTLCGPARCVMVLGTSSGAGKSWLATALCRYYSNQGLKVAPFKAQNMSNNARVVATPEGGYGEIGSAQYFQALAARAVPDVRMNPLLLKPEADTHSQVVLLGQVDAALSALPWRGRSQRVWPQIAAALDALRAENDVVVIEGAGSPAEINLMASDVVNLRVAHHGQARCLLVSDIDRGGAFAHLYGTWALLAPADQALLAGFVLNKFRGDAALLAPAPQLLQEKTGVPVLATIPMQWQHGLPEEDGVFDARSTGSGAVHTRIAVVAYPRISNLDEFQPLKNLPGVALSWARSPAELAGADWVILPGSKATAADLAWLRAQGLDAAVAAHAARGGRVLGICGGLQMLGEALIDTQGVDGNGPGLGLLPLVTSFEREKTVRPGQYRLGALQGAWQALAGVALQGYEIHHGQTAQHPAMAAKGDVAREVLPGLAWQNPAGNVLGLYLHGLFENASVLQALFGANAPTLEQAFERMASGLGQWFAPGSLGQILE, encoded by the coding sequence ATGGAAAAAACCCTTTGCGGGCCGGCGCGCTGCGTCATGGTGCTGGGCACCAGCAGCGGTGCGGGCAAGAGCTGGTTGGCGACGGCGCTGTGCCGCTACTACAGCAATCAGGGCTTGAAGGTGGCGCCGTTCAAGGCGCAGAACATGAGCAACAACGCGCGCGTGGTGGCCACGCCCGAGGGGGGGTATGGCGAGATCGGCAGTGCGCAGTACTTCCAGGCCCTGGCCGCACGGGCCGTGCCCGATGTGCGCATGAACCCGCTGTTGCTCAAGCCCGAGGCCGATACCCACAGCCAGGTGGTGCTGCTCGGGCAGGTGGATGCGGCGCTGAGCGCGCTGCCCTGGCGCGGGCGCAGCCAGCGGGTGTGGCCGCAGATTGCGGCCGCGCTCGATGCCTTGCGCGCCGAGAACGACGTGGTGGTGATCGAGGGCGCGGGCTCGCCGGCGGAGATCAACTTGATGGCCAGCGACGTCGTCAACCTGCGCGTGGCGCACCACGGGCAGGCCCGCTGCCTGCTGGTGAGCGACATCGACCGGGGCGGTGCCTTTGCCCACCTGTACGGCACCTGGGCGCTGCTGGCGCCGGCCGATCAGGCGCTGCTGGCGGGCTTTGTGCTCAACAAATTCCGGGGCGACGCCGCCTTGCTGGCGCCGGCGCCGCAGCTGCTGCAGGAGAAAACCGGCGTGCCCGTGCTGGCCACCATTCCCATGCAGTGGCAGCACGGCCTGCCCGAGGAAGACGGCGTGTTTGACGCCCGCAGCACCGGCAGCGGGGCGGTGCACACGCGCATTGCCGTCGTGGCCTATCCGCGCATCAGCAACCTCGATGAGTTCCAGCCGCTCAAAAACCTGCCCGGCGTGGCGTTGTCGTGGGCGCGCAGCCCGGCCGAGCTGGCGGGGGCCGACTGGGTCATCCTGCCAGGCTCCAAGGCCACGGCGGCAGATTTGGCCTGGCTGCGGGCACAGGGGCTCGATGCCGCAGTGGCAGCGCACGCCGCGCGTGGCGGGCGCGTGCTGGGCATTTGCGGTGGCCTGCAGATGTTGGGTGAGGCGCTGATCGACACCCAGGGCGTCGATGGCAACGGCCCCGGCCTGGGCCTGCTGCCGCTGGTGACGAGTTTTGAACGCGAGAAAACCGTGCGCCCCGGCCAGTACCGCCTGGGGGCACTGCAGGGCGCCTGGCAGGCGCTGGCGGGGGTGGCCCTGCAGGGCTATGAGATTCACCACGGCCAGACGGCGCAGCACCCGGCCATGGCCGCCAAGGGCGACGTCGCGCGCGAGGTGCTGCCCGGCCTGGCCTGGCAGAACCCGGCGGGCAACGTACTCGGGCTGTACCTGCATGGCCTGTTTGAAAATGCCAGCGTGCTGCAGGCCCTGTTTGGCGCCAACGCGCCGACGCTGGAGCAGGCGTTCGAGCGCATGGCCAGCGGCCTGGGGCAGTGGTTTGCGCCCGGCAGCCTGGGACAAATTTTGGAATGA
- a CDS encoding pseudouridine synthase — protein sequence MPLPLLWHDPHLVALYKPAGWLVHRTGLDAGETRFVVQTLRAQLGQMVYPVHRLDKGTCGVLLMALHPEAARRLCAAFAQQQVHKRYLACVRGWAPEDCSVDHALRPDDAPADAPAQPARTRFTRLAQLELAQASDARYASTRASLVLAQPQTGRRHQIRRHCKHIAHPILGDATHGKGPLNRWWAQQLGHQRLWLHAWQLDLAHPMTGVPLRLHSGLHCAPASAASTAAPAPHTDLQHWQQLLQQPWQWAPR from the coding sequence ATGCCCCTCCCCCTCCTCTGGCACGACCCCCACCTGGTGGCTTTGTACAAGCCTGCCGGCTGGCTGGTGCACCGCACCGGGCTCGATGCCGGGGAAACGCGCTTTGTGGTGCAGACGCTGCGCGCGCAGCTCGGGCAGATGGTGTACCCCGTGCACCGGCTCGACAAGGGCACCTGCGGCGTGCTGCTGATGGCGCTGCACCCCGAGGCAGCGCGGCGCCTGTGCGCCGCGTTTGCGCAGCAGCAGGTGCACAAGCGCTACCTGGCCTGCGTGCGCGGCTGGGCGCCCGAGGATTGCTCCGTCGATCACGCCCTGCGCCCGGACGATGCGCCCGCCGACGCCCCGGCGCAGCCCGCGCGCACCCGGTTCACGCGCCTGGCGCAGCTGGAGCTGGCACAGGCCAGCGATGCGCGCTACGCCAGCACCCGTGCCAGCCTGGTGCTGGCGCAGCCGCAAACGGGGCGGCGCCACCAAATCCGGCGCCACTGCAAGCACATCGCCCACCCCATTTTGGGTGACGCCACGCATGGCAAGGGGCCGCTCAACCGCTGGTGGGCGCAGCAGCTGGGGCACCAGCGCCTGTGGCTGCACGCCTGGCAGCTCGATCTGGCCCACCCCATGACCGGGGTGCCGCTGCGGCTGCACAGCGGCCTGCACTGCGCGCCGGCAAGCGCCGCATCCACCGCCGCGCCGGCGCCGCACACGGATCTGCAGCATTGGCAGCAGCTGCTGCAGCAGCCCTGGCAGTGGGCGCCGCGTTAA
- the ylqF gene encoding ribosome biogenesis GTPase YlqF, whose protein sequence is MAIQWFPGHMHLTRQAIAERIKDIDVVIELLDARLPGSSANPLLAELTGHRPTLKVLNKQDLADSTRTPAWLAWYNAQPGTRAIALDASERAPAQRLLAACRELAPERKGLSRPMRVLICGIPNVGKSTLNNSLLGRFQAKTGDEAGVTKQEQRIVVADDFYLWDTPGMLWPRIIVEQSGYNLAASGAVGRNAYDEELVALELLLYLQRHYAQALLDRYKLDLPLAQLQALHDDELLTAIGKKRGAVMSGGRVNLQKAAELVLTDFRSGAIGAITLETVEEFAAWLAVGQAKEAERLARKAEHEKRRKKRRF, encoded by the coding sequence ATGGCCATCCAGTGGTTCCCCGGTCATATGCACCTCACGCGCCAGGCAATTGCCGAGCGCATCAAAGACATCGACGTCGTCATCGAGCTGCTCGATGCGCGCCTGCCTGGCTCCAGCGCCAACCCGCTGCTCGCTGAGCTCACGGGCCACCGCCCGACGCTCAAGGTGCTGAACAAACAAGACCTGGCCGACTCCACGCGCACCCCCGCCTGGCTGGCCTGGTACAACGCACAGCCGGGCACGCGTGCGATTGCGCTCGACGCCTCCGAGCGCGCCCCGGCGCAGCGCCTGCTCGCTGCCTGCCGCGAACTTGCGCCTGAGCGCAAAGGGCTCTCGCGCCCGATGCGGGTGCTGATCTGCGGCATTCCCAACGTCGGTAAATCCACCCTCAACAACAGCCTGCTCGGACGCTTTCAGGCCAAAACCGGCGACGAGGCCGGCGTCACCAAACAAGAGCAGCGCATCGTCGTTGCCGATGATTTTTATCTGTGGGACACCCCCGGAATGCTCTGGCCGCGCATCATCGTCGAGCAAAGCGGCTACAACCTGGCGGCCAGCGGCGCCGTGGGCCGCAACGCCTACGACGAGGAGCTGGTGGCGCTGGAGCTGCTCTTGTACCTGCAGCGCCACTACGCCCAGGCGCTGCTCGACCGCTACAAGCTCGACCTGCCGCTGGCGCAGCTGCAGGCACTGCACGACGACGAGCTGCTGACGGCGATCGGCAAAAAGCGCGGCGCCGTCATGAGCGGCGGGCGCGTGAACCTGCAAAAAGCCGCTGAACTGGTGCTGACCGACTTTCGCAGCGGCGCCATCGGCGCCATCACCCTGGAGACGGTGGAAGAATTTGCCGCCTGGCTCGCCGTGGGCCAGGCCAAGGAGGCCGAGCGCCTGGCACGCAAGGCCGAGCACGAAAAACGGCGCAAGAAGCGGCGTTTTTAA
- a CDS encoding oxidoreductase-like domain-containing protein, whose translation MTKPATDLASARALFAALQARAQAAGITLRRPPPEPQSCCGRGCNGCVWEGFFAAAAYWQEEALLMLE comes from the coding sequence ATGACAAAGCCCGCCACCGATCTTGCCAGCGCCCGCGCCCTGTTCGCCGCCCTGCAAGCGCGTGCCCAGGCCGCCGGCATCACCCTGCGCCGCCCACCGCCCGAGCCGCAAAGCTGCTGCGGGCGCGGCTGCAACGGCTGTGTCTGGGAGGGCTTCTTCGCCGCTGCCGCCTACTGGCAGGAGGAGGCGCTTTTAATGCTCGAATAG
- a CDS encoding FUSC family membrane protein gives MRSALRVLLSHYVANGVGSALGLLVIAALVQLVLGSEAASAAAVGTIVSIPPDMHAPRRGKFWHMLPAPLLALPLFYAVLRLEGSPWALGLLIVPASFCVFLLMAWGQRGAPVAIGAMLALVFAMALPVPTGVDAAQQALHSTLYFGLGAFLYLPWAVLMNALLNQRYRAQLMADLLFSLAALLRLQAQQFTPLVREGSDALTGALLRCQAALAEQMQAARDLLYEAPRRPRQLQLAGMLLCALELRDHLLACGLDLEMLRQQPAQAGALQRLQGELLAQAQALEDLADALLRGRVPAAWQRPAPDTHLAPEPGAQGFTPTRLARGLAHRIGHIHLDIGRLHALARGEAQPDLAVVRASWQMFVSPAGWSWQPLLRLWRWQAAPLRHALRAALAVGSGYAVAQLLPWGTHAYWVVLTIVVVLRGSLAQTLQRRNARVAGTLLGCLLAALLLAAQLPAWALLLCVTLAQAVVHAFTIRRYLVAAVAATVLGLVQSHLLHGGDNAAFDLLERIADTLLGAGMAWAFAYVLPSWERQQVPALVARSLAAQVRHVREALALGQLQAVDNHPELAWRLARREAFDSLAALVQATERAWQEPRAVRPPLLPLERLQVHCYQLLAQLTAVKAMLLLRRGHLDGDEVRAPLQAASARISALLEGAPLPAENEAPPVWDEDASLPLGAVAPSAEIDLTPWLLRRLALAETLALQLRREADAALAI, from the coding sequence ATGCGATCGGCCCTGCGCGTACTGCTGTCGCACTACGTCGCCAACGGCGTCGGCAGCGCCCTGGGCCTGCTGGTGATTGCGGCGCTGGTGCAGCTCGTGCTGGGCAGCGAAGCAGCCTCGGCCGCAGCGGTGGGCACCATCGTCAGCATTCCGCCGGATATGCACGCACCCCGGCGCGGCAAGTTTTGGCACATGCTGCCGGCGCCACTGCTGGCGCTGCCGCTGTTCTACGCCGTGCTGCGGCTCGAAGGCAGCCCCTGGGCGCTGGGCCTGCTCATCGTGCCGGCGAGCTTTTGCGTCTTTTTGCTCATGGCCTGGGGCCAGCGCGGTGCGCCAGTGGCCATTGGTGCCATGCTGGCGCTGGTGTTCGCCATGGCCCTGCCCGTGCCCACCGGGGTCGATGCGGCGCAGCAAGCGCTGCACAGCACGCTGTACTTTGGCCTGGGGGCCTTTCTGTACTTGCCCTGGGCGGTGCTGATGAATGCGCTGCTCAACCAGCGCTACCGCGCGCAGCTGATGGCGGATTTGCTGTTCTCGCTCGCGGCGCTGCTGCGCCTGCAGGCGCAGCAGTTCACGCCCCTGGTGCGCGAGGGCAGCGACGCGCTCACCGGCGCGCTGCTGCGCTGCCAGGCGGCCCTGGCCGAGCAGATGCAGGCCGCACGCGACCTGCTGTACGAAGCGCCGCGCCGCCCCCGCCAGCTGCAGCTCGCCGGCATGTTGCTGTGCGCGCTGGAGCTGCGCGACCACCTGCTCGCCTGCGGCCTGGACCTGGAGATGCTGCGCCAGCAGCCGGCGCAGGCCGGCGCCCTGCAGCGCCTGCAAGGCGAGCTGCTGGCGCAGGCGCAGGCGCTCGAAGACCTGGCCGACGCCCTCTTGCGCGGGCGCGTCCCCGCCGCTTGGCAGCGCCCGGCGCCCGACACCCACCTGGCACCCGAGCCCGGCGCCCAGGGCTTTACGCCCACCCGCCTGGCGCGTGGCCTGGCGCACCGCATTGGCCACATCCACCTTGACATTGGCCGCCTGCACGCCCTGGCCCGGGGCGAGGCCCAGCCCGACCTGGCCGTGGTACGCGCCAGCTGGCAGATGTTCGTCAGCCCCGCCGGCTGGAGCTGGCAGCCCCTGCTGCGCCTGTGGCGCTGGCAGGCGGCGCCGCTGCGCCACGCCCTGCGCGCGGCGCTGGCCGTGGGCTCGGGCTACGCCGTGGCGCAGCTGCTGCCCTGGGGCACGCACGCTTACTGGGTGGTGCTGACCATCGTCGTCGTGCTGCGCGGCAGCCTGGCGCAGACCCTGCAGCGGCGCAACGCCCGCGTTGCCGGCACCTTGCTCGGCTGCCTGCTGGCGGCGTTGCTGCTGGCGGCGCAGCTGCCGGCCTGGGCGCTGCTCTTGTGCGTGACGCTGGCGCAGGCGGTGGTGCACGCCTTCACCATCCGGCGCTACCTGGTGGCGGCGGTGGCGGCGACGGTGCTCGGCCTGGTGCAGTCGCACCTGCTGCACGGTGGTGACAACGCCGCCTTCGACCTGCTCGAACGCATTGCCGACACCCTGCTCGGCGCCGGCATGGCCTGGGCCTTTGCCTACGTGCTGCCGTCCTGGGAACGCCAGCAGGTGCCGGCGCTGGTGGCGCGCAGCCTGGCGGCGCAGGTGCGCCATGTGCGCGAAGCCCTGGCCCTGGGGCAGCTGCAAGCGGTGGACAACCACCCCGAGCTCGCCTGGCGCCTGGCGCGGCGCGAAGCTTTCGACAGCCTGGCGGCGCTGGTGCAGGCCACCGAGCGCGCCTGGCAGGAGCCGCGTGCCGTGCGCCCGCCGCTGCTGCCGCTCGAACGCCTGCAGGTGCACTGCTACCAGCTGCTGGCGCAGCTCACCGCCGTCAAGGCCATGCTGCTGTTGCGCCGGGGGCACCTCGATGGCGATGAGGTGCGGGCGCCGCTGCAGGCCGCGAGTGCGCGCATCAGCGCCTTGCTCGAAGGTGCGCCCTTGCCGGCAGAAAATGAAGCCCCCCCGGTTTGGGACGAGGACGCGAGCCTGCCGCTGGGCGCCGTTGCACCCTCGGCCGAGATCGACCTGACCCCCTGGTTGCTGCGCCGCCTGGCCCTGGCCGAGACCCTGGCGCTGCAACTGCGGCGCGAGGCCGATGCTGCGCTTGCTATTTAA